A genomic region of Nymphaea colorata isolate Beijing-Zhang1983 chromosome 2, ASM883128v2, whole genome shotgun sequence contains the following coding sequences:
- the LOC116247352 gene encoding uncharacterized protein LOC116247352 — translation MEALRKQLDVLMGANRNGDVREVNRKYYDRDVCRLFLVGLCPHELFQLTKMDLGPCPKVHSLQLRKEYEEARKKGVDNYERDLEDVIERLILECDRKISRALKRLEDDDAKAAIAISVSDVTQTPEVLELSKQIKEKLKEADAFDLEGKTDSKIRALEVVEELRTKRADKQSMLLLDAFNKDRASLPQPLANPPSLAPLPIPPPDARTQEMINEKLKKAEDLGEQGMVDEAQKALEEAEALKKLGARQEPVLDTSNTKYTAADVRITDQKLRVCDICGAFLSVYDSDRRLADHFGGKLHLGYMQIREKLAELKEERTKARKPDRVDDDRRSKDRSGDRDRATSKDRDRERDEHGDNKERSRDYDRRSRDHDRYYDRERSYDRDRGRESERSRNYDSRSRRRSRSRSKEYSRDYDRDRSDRHRRHDRH, via the exons ATGGAGGCGCTGCGGAAGCAATTGGACGTGCTGATGGGGGCCAATAGAAATGGTGATGTTAGGGAGGTGAATCGCAAGTATTATGACCGAGACGTTTGCCGCCTCTTCCTCGTCGGCCTCTGCCCTCACGAGCTTTTCCAATTGACT AAAATGGATTTAGGCCCTTGTCCAAAGGTGCATTCTTTGCAGTTAAGGAAAGA GTATGAGGAAGCTAGGAAGAAGGGTGTTGATAATTATGAAAGAGATCTAGAAGATGTAATTGAGAGGCTTATCCTTGAGTGTGATAGGAAAATTTCAAGGGCGCTTAAGCGtcttgaagatgatgatgcaaaggCTGCAATAGCAATATCTGTCTCTGACGTCACTCAG ACGCCTGAGGTGCTCGAGCTGTCAAAGCAGATTAAGGAAAAGCTGAAAGAAGCTGATGCTTTTG ATTTGGAAGGGAAAACTGACAGTAAGATAAGAGCTTTGGAAGTAGTGGAAGAGCTCAGAACCAAAAGAGCTGACAAGCAG TCTATGCTTTTATTGGATGCCTTTAATAAAGACAGAGCCTCACTACCACAGCCTCTTGCAAATCCTCCAAGTCTTGCCCCATTGCCTATACCTCCTCCAGATGCTCGTACTCAAGAAATGATAAATGAGAAGCTGAAGAAGGCAGAGGATCTTG GTGAGCAAGGAATGGTGGATGAGGCACAAAAAGCGTTGGAAGAGGCTGAGGCTCTGAAGAAG CTGGGTGCAAGGCAAGAGCCTGTACTTGACACATCAAATACAAAATACACTGCTGCTGATGTTCGCATT ACTGATCAGAAGTTACGTGTCTGTGACATATGTGGAGCATTTTTGAGTGTTTATGACAG TGATCGTCGTTTGGCTGATCATTTTGGTGGAAAGCTTCATCTTGGGTACATGCAAATCCGGGAGAAGTTAGCGGAACTTAAA GAAGAGAGAACCAAAGCTCGAAAGCCAGACCGAGTCGATGACGATAGAAG ATCAAAAGATCGAAGCGGAGATCGTGACAGAGCCACAAGCAAGGATCGTGATCGTGAAAGGGATGAGCATGGTGATAATAAGGAAAGGAGCAGGGATTATGATCGCCGAAGCAGGGATCATGATCGTTATTATGATCGTGAACGGAGCTATGATAGGGACCGGGGCAGAGAATCAGAACGATCTCGTAATTATGATTCTAGAAGTCGTAGAAGGTCTCGTTCTAGATCAAAGGAATACTCGCGGGACTATGATCGTGATAGAAGTGATCGTCACAG ACGCCATGACAGACATTAG